Within Pseudomonadota bacterium, the genomic segment TTGCCTCGACCTGCGCAGCGGCAGTTTCGGGGCACGCCTGATGGTAGCGGATGCGCTCGCTCGTGTCAACGACCTCCCATCGCCAGACCTCTCAAGTCCTGTGATGAACGCACCAGCGACCACGCGATCGAAGGGCCCCACGCGGGTGTGGGCGAAGACGCGACACGCCCCACCCCGAACAAGAGCGGAGCGCGGCTGATGGCCGAGAAGATCTTTCGTGACGCCGTTCACGGCGACATCGCCCTCGATGCACAGGTCGAAGTCGCACTCATCGACACCCCGGAGTTCCAACGCCTCCGGGGCATCAAGCAGCTGGGCACCGCGTCGATGGTCTATCCGTCGGCGCTGCACTCCCGGTTTGAGCACAGCCTTGGCACCAGCCATCTCGCGCGCCGCATCGTGACTTCCGTCGAGGCGGCGCAAGGGCCGTTCGCCGATGCAGACGAGAAGCGCGCGCTGTATGCCGCAGCGCTGCTGCATGACGTCTCGCACATCCCCTACGGGCACACGTTCGAGGATGAGCGTCACATCTTTCCGCGACATGACGAGCCGGCGCGCTTCGCCGCATTCCTGCGCAGCGGCGAGCTC encodes:
- a CDS encoding HD domain-containing protein → MGEDATRPTPNKSGARLMAEKIFRDAVHGDIALDAQVEVALIDTPEFQRLRGIKQLGTASMVYPSALHSRFEHSLGTSHLARRIVTSVEAAQGPFADADEKRALYAAALLHDVSHIPYGHTFEDERHIFPRHDEPARFAAFLRSGEL